A single region of the Microbulbifer sp. MKSA007 genome encodes:
- the mpaA gene encoding murein tripeptide amidase MpaA: MSEMRPRPERGQFHLPTELYGQSVLGAPLLYFPAQTGTHHGLIMAGTHGDEVAAVVALSCALRALATNSLRHHVILAVNPDGCQLGTRANARGVDLNRNFATANWDGSGNVYRWNSAAEKRDVRLSTGDSAASEPETSALCQLLAKLGPTWTVSIHEPLACVEDPSNSPLGMQLASDFKLPLVGDVGYQTPGSFGTWCAEQTLPCITLEFPQYQLMRQVKTICKR; encoded by the coding sequence ATGTCCGAAATGCGCCCGCGCCCAGAACGCGGTCAGTTTCACCTGCCCACCGAGCTCTACGGCCAAAGTGTTTTGGGCGCCCCCCTACTCTATTTTCCCGCGCAAACCGGCACCCACCACGGCCTCATAATGGCCGGCACCCACGGAGATGAAGTCGCCGCAGTCGTCGCTCTATCCTGCGCGTTGCGAGCCCTCGCCACCAATTCATTGAGACATCACGTAATCCTCGCTGTCAATCCGGATGGCTGCCAGCTGGGCACCAGGGCCAACGCGCGCGGCGTAGATCTCAACCGCAACTTTGCCACTGCAAATTGGGATGGCAGTGGCAATGTCTACCGGTGGAACAGTGCTGCGGAAAAACGCGATGTTAGGTTAAGTACAGGTGATAGCGCCGCCTCTGAACCCGAGACCTCTGCACTTTGCCAGCTGCTTGCAAAGCTGGGACCGACCTGGACCGTTTCCATTCACGAGCCCCTTGCCTGTGTCGAGGACCCCAGCAACAGCCCTCTGGGCATGCAGCTTGCCAGTGATTTCAAGCTGCCTCTGGTTGGGGATGTGGGTTACCAGACCCCAGGATCATTCGGCACCTGGTGTGCCGAGCAAACACTGCCCTGTATTACCCTTGAATTCCCCCAATATCAGCTGATGCGGCAAGTGAAGACTATCTGCAAGCGCTAA
- the ycjG gene encoding L-Ala-D/L-Glu epimerase translates to MRARCFDERWPLRTAFVISRGARTEAQVVVVELSDGEVSGVGECTPYARYGESAASVLHQLQPMLKEVSDGLTREQLQLRMPAGAARNALDCALADWEARKAGRLYPAPDFLPTVQTLVVDSPEAMASAAKIAVTAGADVLKLKLDDQHVQERVSAVRSAAPDARLVIDANEAWRKETLLQRCHDLSKLGVAMLEQPLPASEDEFLESFEHPLTICADESCHTREDLPKLLKRYEMVNIKLDKTGGITEALALADEATDLGLEIMLGCMLCTSRAIRAAWPLGSRASFLDLDGPTWLASDVEPPLRFKAGRVYWS, encoded by the coding sequence ATGAGGGCTCGCTGTTTTGATGAGCGCTGGCCTCTACGTACTGCATTTGTCATCTCTCGTGGCGCGCGCACTGAGGCTCAGGTTGTGGTGGTGGAGCTTAGTGATGGTGAAGTCTCTGGCGTCGGTGAGTGCACGCCTTATGCTCGTTATGGAGAAAGTGCTGCCTCTGTTTTGCACCAGCTGCAGCCGATGCTCAAAGAGGTGAGCGATGGGTTGACCCGAGAGCAATTACAGCTGCGTATGCCTGCCGGAGCGGCGCGAAATGCATTGGATTGTGCGCTGGCAGACTGGGAGGCTAGAAAAGCGGGGCGTCTATATCCGGCTCCGGATTTTCTCCCTACCGTACAGACATTAGTTGTTGATAGTCCCGAGGCAATGGCAAGTGCTGCGAAAATTGCTGTGACTGCGGGAGCTGATGTTCTCAAGTTGAAACTTGATGACCAACATGTGCAAGAAAGGGTGTCGGCAGTACGCTCAGCAGCACCGGATGCCAGGTTGGTGATTGATGCCAATGAGGCATGGCGAAAAGAGACCTTGTTGCAGAGATGTCATGATTTAAGCAAGTTGGGGGTGGCGATGCTTGAGCAGCCACTTCCAGCGAGTGAAGATGAATTTTTGGAGAGCTTTGAACACCCGCTGACGATTTGTGCGGACGAGAGTTGCCATACTCGGGAGGATCTGCCGAAGTTGCTTAAACGCTATGAGATGGTCAATATCAAGTTGGACAAAACTGGCGGGATTACCGAGGCCCTGGCACTGGCAGATGAAGCGACTGATCTCGGCCTGGAAATTATGCTGGGATGTATGCTGTGTACCTCTCGGGCTATCCGCGCAGCCTGGCCCTTGGGAAGTCGAGCTAGCTTTCTGGACCTGGATGGGCCCACCTGGCTGGCCAGCGATGTGGAGCCCCCTCTGCGTTTCAAGGCGGGTAGAGTTTATTGGTCGTAA
- a CDS encoding SoxR reducing system RseC family protein — translation MLQERGRVVAIEADAIWVETTQSSACNGCSTKSSCGTGLLGDLFSSSTRVKVALNGFSVDKIHLDDVAVIGITENALTSSALLVYLVPLMSLVLVALIGDSLFAEPGAVIGALIGLVLGALGVRWYSRSQSQNPTYTPVLLQIEPSQMK, via the coding sequence GTGCTTCAAGAGCGTGGCCGGGTGGTGGCCATAGAGGCCGATGCTATCTGGGTGGAGACCACCCAGAGTAGCGCCTGTAATGGCTGTTCTACCAAGTCCAGCTGTGGGACCGGATTGCTGGGCGATCTGTTTTCTTCTTCGACCCGCGTTAAAGTAGCTCTCAACGGTTTTTCCGTAGATAAAATCCACCTCGATGATGTGGCGGTAATTGGTATTACCGAGAATGCCCTGACCAGTAGTGCCTTGCTGGTTTACCTCGTCCCCTTGATGTCCCTGGTGCTAGTTGCACTGATTGGGGATTCGCTCTTCGCTGAACCCGGCGCTGTAATCGGGGCCTTGATCGGTCTGGTCTTAGGTGCTTTGGGAGTTCGCTGGTACAGTAGGTCCCAGTCGCAAAACCCCACCTACACCCCTGTACTTCTGCAGATTGAGCCCTCCCAAATGAAATAG
- a CDS encoding MucB/RseB C-terminal domain-containing protein: MTKVETRGRRILSGILKANGLLLASSLLAPMSFAQVDAGVEPSAPTTINLDMSTAPAAAPAVVEVAMTDGGSGEVESPAAVPAVPATATPESAVGGVPAQETVTSGVVNLNPAAQSGMVSPGVVSNNEVEHWLAKLAKAVTELEYSGLVTFEHAGLLETLQVVHAVREGEQVERVRYLSGEPRELISHGSAGNCDVSASPRNRATAWSSAGQQQAQRAYQFILRGEERIADRDAVVIEARPRDRYRLGLVVSLDKQTGLPLKTMLVSTQGRVLERYQFVQLDLSPVEDAALQAVSNNARRIDNRNECTASQSRWQVGWLPDGFRVVSVKPLSDGDMMVFSDGLGVFSVFVQRLGPELEGFKGRAIRGATTAYMDRLEIEGVAYTVTVVGEIPETTARRVASSITAKS, translated from the coding sequence GTGACGAAAGTCGAAACCAGGGGGCGCCGAATCCTCAGTGGGATTCTCAAGGCCAACGGTCTACTGTTGGCCTCCTCGTTATTGGCACCCATGTCATTTGCCCAGGTTGACGCTGGCGTAGAGCCCAGTGCCCCCACCACTATCAATCTCGATATGAGTACTGCTCCCGCAGCAGCCCCGGCTGTTGTGGAAGTTGCTATGACGGACGGGGGCTCGGGAGAGGTGGAAAGTCCCGCTGCGGTACCGGCCGTTCCAGCAACTGCAACTCCAGAAAGTGCTGTTGGCGGCGTGCCGGCGCAAGAGACGGTGACATCTGGCGTAGTTAACCTCAACCCTGCAGCGCAGAGCGGCATGGTAAGCCCGGGTGTGGTGAGTAATAACGAGGTTGAGCATTGGCTAGCCAAGTTGGCAAAGGCAGTAACTGAACTTGAATACAGTGGTCTGGTGACCTTTGAGCATGCGGGCCTCCTGGAGACTTTGCAGGTTGTTCACGCGGTTCGAGAAGGTGAGCAGGTAGAGCGCGTGCGCTACCTCAGTGGTGAGCCTAGAGAGTTGATCAGCCACGGCAGTGCCGGAAATTGCGATGTCAGTGCTTCGCCAAGAAATCGTGCTACAGCATGGAGCTCGGCGGGCCAACAACAGGCTCAGCGCGCCTACCAATTTATCTTGCGGGGTGAGGAGCGAATCGCGGATCGCGATGCTGTTGTGATTGAGGCGCGACCGAGGGATCGCTATCGCCTGGGCTTGGTAGTGAGTCTCGATAAACAGACTGGGCTGCCGTTGAAGACCATGCTGGTTAGCACTCAGGGCCGCGTACTGGAGCGTTACCAGTTTGTACAACTGGATCTCTCCCCTGTAGAGGATGCCGCACTACAGGCGGTCTCCAATAATGCCCGGCGCATCGATAATCGGAATGAGTGTACGGCTTCACAGAGCCGCTGGCAGGTGGGCTGGTTGCCCGACGGTTTCCGGGTAGTGTCCGTCAAGCCCTTATCTGATGGCGATATGATGGTGTTTAGCGACGGGCTGGGAGTGTTTTCTGTATTTGTCCAGCGCCTCGGTCCAGAACTTGAGGGCTTTAAAGGTCGCGCAATTCGCGGAGCCACAACAGCCTATATGGACCGTCTGGAAATTGAAGGCGTTGCTTACACTGTAACAGTGGTGGGTGAAATCCCCGAAACTACAGCGCGCCGTGTCGCCAGCTCAATTACCGCAAAGAGCTAA
- a CDS encoding sigma-E factor negative regulatory protein: protein MSHGNHQERLNESLSALMDGEVSELELQRLLKASAASEEFGERWSRYQLAASVMRREQVAPVDIGLAASISAAIDEEEPLSQNGNGGSAVAGNLVNNRWWRPLSRGAVAATVAFAAILGVQQMTDSPQNTIQGEPASSIG from the coding sequence ATGTCCCACGGGAATCATCAGGAACGTCTTAACGAGTCGCTCTCGGCGCTCATGGATGGCGAAGTCAGCGAACTGGAGCTGCAACGGCTTCTGAAGGCCAGCGCGGCCTCTGAAGAGTTCGGTGAGCGCTGGTCGCGTTACCAACTTGCGGCGAGTGTTATGCGCCGCGAACAGGTCGCGCCGGTCGACATCGGCCTTGCAGCGAGTATTTCTGCCGCCATCGATGAGGAAGAGCCTCTGTCGCAAAACGGCAATGGGGGATCTGCGGTTGCTGGCAATTTGGTCAACAATCGCTGGTGGCGTCCGCTGTCCCGTGGTGCTGTTGCTGCGACGGTGGCTTTTGCTGCCATTTTGGGTGTGCAGCAAATGACAGATTCTCCGCAGAACACCATCCAGGGGGAGCCAGCCAGTAGCATCGGTTGA
- the rpoE gene encoding RNA polymerase sigma factor RpoE, which produces MTAHQASTSDRELVERVQKGDKRAFDLLVLKYQHKIVAVVSRFIKDHSEVQDVTQEAFIKAYRALANFRGESAFYTWMYRIAINTAKNHLVSRSRRPPSSDVELEDAEFYSGADLLRDNETPESQMFRDQLEAAVHRAIRALPEDLRSAVTLRELEGLSYEEIAEVMGCPVGTVRSRIFRAREAIDRTVQAVMAGEPETLGDRG; this is translated from the coding sequence ATGACAGCGCATCAGGCGTCAACGAGTGACCGTGAGCTGGTAGAACGGGTACAAAAAGGGGACAAACGCGCTTTTGACCTTCTTGTACTCAAGTACCAGCACAAAATTGTTGCTGTAGTGAGTCGGTTCATTAAGGACCACAGTGAAGTACAGGATGTAACCCAAGAAGCTTTTATTAAGGCTTATCGTGCTCTTGCCAATTTTCGCGGCGAGAGTGCTTTTTACACCTGGATGTATCGGATTGCGATTAATACCGCCAAGAATCACCTGGTTTCCCGCAGTCGTCGGCCGCCATCTTCCGATGTTGAACTGGAAGATGCTGAGTTTTACTCGGGTGCTGACCTGCTGCGTGACAACGAGACACCTGAAAGTCAGATGTTTCGCGACCAGCTGGAAGCGGCGGTGCATCGCGCTATTCGCGCACTGCCAGAGGATCTGCGCTCAGCGGTAACGCTGAGAGAGCTTGAGGGACTGAGCTACGAGGAAATCGCCGAGGTTATGGGATGCCCGGTGGGAACTGTGCGCTCTAGAATATTTCGCGCACGGGAGGCGATAGACCGGACAGTCCAGGCCGTGATGGCCGGCGAGCCGGAAACACTGGGTGACAGGGGTTAA
- the nadB gene encoding L-aspartate oxidase, with protein MVNRSGCGLHPRGTGLPPHQRGGHSHRRIIHSADATGQAVHSTLITKVLNSPNIDCFEHHVAIDLIRQPDPDKGRFRCAGAYVLNKSNDEVELIQAKAVVLATGGASKAYLYTSNPDGASGDGIAMAWRAGCRVANMEFNQFHPTCLYHPKAKALLVTEALRGEGAVLKLPDGSRFMDRFDKRGELAPRDIVARAIDHEMKRLGADCLYLDISHKDPQFVRDHFPTVYNNCLRYGIDITREPIPVVPAAHYTCGGIMVDRHGRTDLDQLYAIGETTFTGLHGANRLASNSLLECLVYARSAALHIDEHLGMVQAPRPSPDWDASRVTDSDEDVVISHNWDELRRFMWDYVGIVRTRKRLLRAQHRVTLLQKEIREFYANYRISSDLVELRNLSLVSELIIRSALDRRESRGLHYSLDYPQLRELAMDTILVPENFAGQRQFI; from the coding sequence CTGGTTAATCGATCAGGGTGTGGACTTCACCCGCGAGGAACAGGGTTACCACCTCACCAAAGAGGGGGGCACAGTCACAGGCGCATTATTCATAGCGCCGATGCCACCGGCCAAGCGGTACACAGCACCCTGATCACCAAGGTGCTAAACAGCCCCAATATCGACTGTTTCGAACACCACGTTGCCATCGATCTAATCCGCCAGCCGGATCCAGATAAAGGCCGATTTCGCTGTGCCGGCGCCTATGTACTCAACAAGAGCAACGATGAGGTCGAGCTGATCCAGGCTAAAGCCGTCGTCCTGGCCACCGGGGGGGCCAGCAAGGCCTACCTTTATACCAGTAACCCGGACGGTGCCAGCGGCGATGGAATCGCAATGGCTTGGCGCGCCGGGTGCCGCGTGGCCAATATGGAGTTCAATCAATTTCACCCCACTTGCCTTTACCATCCCAAGGCCAAAGCCCTGCTGGTGACAGAGGCTTTGCGCGGTGAAGGCGCTGTACTCAAGCTTCCCGACGGCAGCCGGTTTATGGACCGCTTCGACAAGCGAGGAGAGTTGGCGCCACGGGATATCGTCGCCCGCGCTATCGACCACGAGATGAAACGGCTGGGGGCAGATTGCCTCTATCTGGACATTTCCCACAAAGATCCACAGTTTGTCCGCGATCACTTCCCAACGGTTTATAACAATTGCCTTCGATATGGCATTGATATCACCCGAGAGCCTATTCCAGTGGTGCCTGCAGCTCACTATACCTGTGGAGGCATTATGGTCGATCGCCATGGGCGCACAGATCTGGACCAGCTCTACGCCATTGGCGAAACGACATTTACCGGCTTACACGGCGCCAACCGCCTTGCCAGCAACTCGCTGTTAGAGTGTCTGGTTTACGCTCGCTCAGCAGCCCTGCATATCGATGAGCACCTGGGTATGGTACAGGCGCCCCGCCCATCTCCAGACTGGGATGCATCGCGAGTCACCGATTCCGATGAAGATGTAGTGATTTCCCATAACTGGGATGAGCTGCGCCGGTTTATGTGGGACTACGTAGGCATTGTGCGCACCCGCAAGCGACTCTTGCGCGCACAACACCGAGTAACGTTGCTGCAGAAAGAAATTCGCGAGTTCTACGCCAATTACCGCATCAGCAGCGACCTGGTTGAACTGCGCAATCTCTCCCTGGTATCGGAATTGATTATTCGTTCGGCCCTGGATCGCCGCGAGAGCCGGGGGCTGCACTACTCCCTCGACTACCCCCAACTACGTGAACTTGCTATGGACACGATTTTGGTGCCAGAGAACTTTGCCGGCCAACGCCAATTTATTTAA
- a CDS encoding succinate dehydrogenase assembly factor 2, which translates to MDRNRLFWASRRGMLELDLVLLPFLDNVYETLEPEDQQRYIRLLDEQDQDLFAWFLRREDPADPDLKRIVQIIRDNTGLQE; encoded by the coding sequence ATGGATCGCAACCGCCTGTTTTGGGCCAGTCGCCGTGGCATGTTGGAATTGGATCTGGTTTTGCTGCCGTTTCTGGATAATGTTTACGAGACCCTGGAGCCAGAGGATCAGCAGCGCTATATCCGCCTGCTTGATGAGCAGGATCAGGATCTGTTCGCCTGGTTCTTGCGTCGAGAAGACCCGGCTGACCCGGACTTGAAGCGTATAGTGCAAATCATCCGTGACAACACCGGACTCCAGGAATAG
- a CDS encoding folate-binding protein, with product MDQQQWQDFLSNEGAIWEGSKAHFPLTSREDPQSLHLLDLGPIGAISITGPDSQKFLQGQLTCDLINLPDEHSTLGAHCNPKGRMISAFSALKLSQSEFIFRLPKDLAPIAQQALAKYAVFFKTELHDISDETHWLGLQGRDVAERTSKLLGFEQPSVGEVKLFDLEGERCIAQCITDLQLAILVPTSKVQQLWQKLSPECEATGYDCWQMRQIEAGIPQLDVATTEMFIPQMTNLHLLGGVSFKKGCYTGQEVIARMQFRGAAKRRLYRASCASGDLPESGMEIFGDGKQSIGNLVEACHSKEGVQLLAVLTIAKVAAGETLHLKDGRTLDIGELPYDADADPLA from the coding sequence ATGGATCAGCAACAGTGGCAGGATTTTCTCAGCAACGAGGGCGCCATTTGGGAGGGCAGCAAAGCTCACTTCCCTCTCACTAGTCGCGAAGACCCTCAGAGTTTGCACCTGCTGGACCTGGGCCCAATCGGAGCTATTTCCATTACCGGACCCGACAGCCAGAAGTTCTTACAGGGGCAGCTCACCTGTGACTTGATCAACCTTCCCGATGAACACAGCACCCTGGGAGCTCACTGCAATCCTAAGGGGCGTATGATCAGTGCTTTTAGTGCACTGAAACTTTCGCAAAGTGAGTTCATCTTCCGGTTGCCAAAGGATTTGGCCCCCATCGCCCAGCAAGCGCTGGCCAAGTACGCCGTCTTTTTCAAAACAGAGCTGCACGACATCAGTGATGAAACCCACTGGTTAGGCCTGCAGGGGCGCGATGTGGCAGAGCGCACCTCCAAACTGCTGGGCTTCGAGCAACCCTCTGTCGGCGAGGTGAAGCTATTTGACTTGGAAGGAGAGCGCTGCATTGCCCAATGTATTACCGACCTGCAACTAGCCATCCTGGTACCCACCAGCAAGGTCCAGCAACTGTGGCAAAAGCTATCACCAGAGTGTGAAGCTACCGGCTATGACTGTTGGCAAATGCGCCAAATTGAAGCCGGCATCCCCCAGCTGGACGTCGCCACTACAGAGATGTTTATCCCGCAGATGACCAACCTGCACCTGCTCGGTGGCGTGAGCTTTAAAAAAGGCTGCTATACCGGCCAGGAAGTAATTGCCCGTATGCAATTCCGCGGCGCCGCCAAGCGTCGCCTTTACCGGGCAAGCTGCGCTTCGGGGGATCTCCCTGAATCGGGCATGGAGATATTTGGAGATGGAAAGCAAAGCATTGGCAATCTGGTGGAAGCCTGCCATAGCAAAGAAGGCGTTCAGCTACTCGCCGTACTCACCATCGCCAAAGTGGCCGCAGGTGAAACCTTACACCTGAAAGATGGCCGCACTTTGGATATCGGAGAACTTCCCTACGATGCAGACGCCGATCCGCTAGCCTAA
- a CDS encoding DUF1059 domain-containing protein, whose protein sequence is MKMMTCKELGGACDVEFHGDSFEEVAELSKMHGIEMYRKNDAQHLLAMKKMQELMKDPESMKKWYESKKEEFSALPDCK, encoded by the coding sequence ATGAAAATGATGACTTGTAAGGAGTTGGGAGGTGCCTGCGATGTGGAGTTTCACGGGGATAGTTTTGAAGAGGTGGCGGAACTCAGTAAGATGCATGGAATCGAGATGTATCGTAAAAATGATGCCCAGCACTTACTGGCTATGAAGAAAATGCAGGAACTGATGAAAGATCCTGAATCGATGAAGAAGTGGTACGAGTCAAAAAAAGAAGAGTTTTCAGCTCTCCCGGATTGTAAATAG
- the ung gene encoding uracil-DNA glycosylase: MPVPDKIKIHPSWYDVLGGEFDQPYMAQLRQFLKGEKAAGKKIYPAGGQIFNAFNSTPFDQVKVVILGQDPYHGVGQAHGLCFSVMPGVRIPPSLQNIYKELHSDMGIPPAHHGCLQPWAEQGVLLLNATLTVEDSKAGAHQGQGWEQFTDAAIHKLAEQREGLVFVLWGSYAQKKGGFIDRNKHLVLRAPHPSPLSAHRGFFGTRPFSQANHWLQQRGEKPIEWALPEAGQLKRIAVEI; this comes from the coding sequence ATGCCGGTTCCGGACAAAATAAAGATCCACCCCTCTTGGTACGATGTTTTGGGCGGGGAGTTTGACCAACCCTACATGGCCCAATTGCGTCAGTTTTTAAAGGGGGAGAAGGCTGCCGGTAAGAAGATCTACCCAGCCGGTGGCCAGATCTTTAATGCCTTTAACTCCACACCTTTTGATCAGGTAAAAGTCGTTATCCTGGGTCAGGACCCATACCATGGCGTTGGCCAAGCCCATGGCCTGTGCTTTTCTGTGATGCCCGGAGTACGCATTCCTCCATCGCTGCAAAATATTTATAAAGAGTTGCACTCCGATATGGGTATTCCCCCTGCACACCACGGTTGCCTGCAACCTTGGGCAGAGCAGGGCGTGCTTTTGCTAAATGCCACCCTTACTGTTGAGGACAGCAAGGCCGGCGCCCACCAAGGGCAGGGTTGGGAGCAATTTACGGATGCGGCGATTCACAAGCTAGCGGAACAGCGCGAAGGGTTAGTCTTTGTTCTTTGGGGGAGCTATGCCCAAAAGAAGGGAGGCTTTATCGACCGCAATAAGCATTTAGTGTTGCGTGCTCCACATCCTTCCCCTCTATCTGCGCACCGGGGGTTCTTTGGTACCCGTCCTTTTTCCCAGGCAAATCACTGGTTGCAACAGCGTGGAGAAAAGCCTATTGAATGGGCTTTGCCAGAGGCGGGTCAATTGAAGCGGATTGCTGTGGAGATTTAG
- a CDS encoding uracil-DNA glycosylase family protein, translated as MVVEKLPALLEEIRACRLCEEQLPLGPNPVLRAAVSAGLLIVGQAPGTKVHSTSIPWNDPSGDRLRDWLAIDRNTFYDESQIAIIPMGFCYPGRGKGGDLPPRPECAATWHQRLMAQLPNLQLSLLVGQYAQRHYLPHWYGSITENVRHYRDALPAGYFPLPHPSPRNTLWLRRRPWFEEEVVPELQHYVKKILKV; from the coding sequence GTGGTAGTTGAGAAGTTACCGGCACTGCTAGAGGAAATACGGGCTTGTCGCCTCTGTGAAGAACAGCTTCCTCTGGGGCCGAACCCAGTCTTGAGGGCCGCAGTATCTGCAGGCTTACTGATCGTCGGCCAAGCCCCGGGCACCAAGGTCCACTCGACCAGTATCCCCTGGAATGACCCCTCAGGAGATCGCCTGCGAGATTGGTTGGCGATTGATAGGAACACCTTTTACGACGAGTCCCAGATTGCCATTATTCCCATGGGCTTCTGTTACCCTGGGCGCGGCAAGGGCGGTGACCTGCCGCCGCGACCCGAGTGTGCCGCCACCTGGCATCAGCGCCTAATGGCACAATTACCCAACTTGCAACTGTCGCTGTTGGTGGGACAATACGCCCAGCGCCATTACCTCCCGCACTGGTATGGCAGTATTACCGAGAATGTTCGACATTACCGCGATGCACTGCCAGCGGGATACTTTCCCTTGCCGCATCCAAGCCCGCGCAACACCCTGTGGTTGCGTCGCAGGCCCTGGTTTGAGGAGGAAGTTGTGCCCGAGTTACAACACTATGTTAAAAAGATATTGAAGGTTTAA
- a CDS encoding SdiA-regulated domain-containing protein: MIKRTLFSVLSVLLSPLAIAAEITPARLLASYWVDSSAGLDISGLSFCSGSLLAVSDKNSEEIYTLEFSDGSADLVSHLRLSGLGIPEQDEPVSAWEGFKELFRPAGDLDFEGVTCSDGQVYLVSEHYNRIAIVDIEGNARWQEHSWSALARSQGFLKKTNASSEGLVKADDTFWVAMEREPRGLLRLNADGEASTLTLPQVDGLDFAGRSEDLAGLNYHDGALFTLERNAHAVCRRALPSLEAEWCLDYRALEESPERVYEETRYGKGEGLAVGEQGIFVILDNNNVGRALAADDKRALLLHLAMPDEASRQQ, encoded by the coding sequence GTGATCAAGCGTACTCTCTTCAGTGTTCTATCCGTGCTGTTGTCGCCATTGGCGATAGCCGCAGAAATTACCCCGGCTAGGTTGCTGGCCAGCTATTGGGTTGATAGTAGTGCAGGCCTGGATATTTCCGGCTTAAGTTTCTGTTCTGGAAGTCTGCTGGCAGTCTCCGATAAGAATTCTGAAGAGATCTACACGCTTGAATTTAGCGATGGCAGTGCCGACCTGGTATCACATCTTCGCTTAAGCGGCCTTGGGATACCGGAGCAGGATGAGCCTGTCAGCGCTTGGGAAGGCTTCAAGGAGTTGTTCCGCCCGGCAGGAGATCTGGACTTTGAAGGTGTTACCTGTAGCGATGGCCAGGTCTATCTGGTCAGTGAGCATTACAACCGAATTGCCATCGTAGATATCGAGGGAAATGCACGCTGGCAGGAGCATAGCTGGTCGGCATTAGCCAGGTCCCAGGGGTTTCTAAAGAAGACCAATGCTTCCAGCGAGGGGTTGGTGAAAGCCGACGATACTTTCTGGGTGGCCATGGAGCGCGAACCCCGTGGTTTGTTGAGGCTTAATGCAGATGGCGAGGCCAGCACACTGACCCTGCCTCAAGTAGATGGCCTGGACTTTGCTGGCCGTTCAGAGGACTTGGCGGGATTGAATTACCACGACGGCGCACTCTTTACCTTGGAGCGCAACGCCCACGCCGTGTGCCGCAGGGCACTTCCTAGCCTGGAAGCCGAGTGGTGCCTGGATTATCGCGCCCTTGAAGAATCTCCCGAGCGGGTTTATGAAGAAACCCGCTATGGAAAGGGCGAGGGGCTGGCAGTCGGAGAGCAGGGTATTTTCGTTATCCTCGACAACAATAATGTCGGCCGTGCCCTGGCGGCTGACGACAAGCGCGCGCTGTTGTTGCATCTGGCAATGCCAGATGAGGCCAGTAGGCAGCAATAA
- a CDS encoding YajQ family cyclic di-GMP-binding protein — translation MPSFDIVSEVDKHQLTNAVDQVNRTITNRFDFKGVDAEVEMSEFSLVVRAEVDMQVDQMVDMLRGALIKCDIDPLAMDVGDKEQSGKQVKLDVTLKNGLDKELSKKIVKLIKDEKLKVQAAIQGEQVRVTGKKRDDLQQVIALLRGKELEQPLQFNNFRD, via the coding sequence ATGCCTTCTTTTGACATTGTATCTGAAGTGGATAAGCATCAACTCACCAACGCTGTGGATCAGGTGAATCGTACTATTACCAACCGCTTTGACTTTAAAGGTGTGGATGCGGAAGTGGAGATGAGTGAGTTCTCCCTGGTAGTTCGCGCTGAAGTGGACATGCAGGTAGACCAGATGGTGGATATGCTGCGCGGCGCACTGATCAAATGCGATATCGATCCACTGGCGATGGATGTAGGTGATAAAGAGCAATCCGGCAAGCAGGTCAAATTGGACGTGACCCTGAAAAATGGCCTTGACAAAGAACTGTCAAAAAAGATTGTTAAGCTGATCAAAGATGAAAAGCTCAAGGTGCAGGCTGCCATTCAGGGTGAGCAGGTGCGTGTTACTGGCAAGAAGCGCGATGACTTGCAGCAGGTGATCGCCTTGTTACGCGGTAAAGAGCTGGAACAGCCATTGCAGTTTAATAACTTCCGCGATTAA